In Rhodothermus marinus DSM 4252, a single genomic region encodes these proteins:
- the apaG gene encoding Co2+/Mg2+ efflux protein ApaG: MVPYAATTRGVTVTVRPVYLDDPSDFFEKRFVFAYFISIENHTDEPVQLLRRYWRIEEADGSVREVEGAGVIGQQPVIRPGHAHIYSSYCILSSLSGTMEGYYLMRSADGRRFRVTIPRFDLRVAAN; this comes from the coding sequence ATGGTTCCCTATGCAGCGACAACCCGGGGAGTGACGGTCACCGTACGTCCGGTCTATCTGGATGATCCGTCCGACTTTTTCGAAAAGCGGTTCGTTTTCGCCTATTTCATCAGCATCGAGAACCACACGGACGAGCCGGTGCAGCTCCTGCGTCGCTACTGGCGCATCGAGGAAGCGGACGGCTCGGTTCGCGAGGTGGAAGGCGCCGGTGTGATCGGCCAGCAACCCGTCATCCGGCCCGGCCACGCGCACATCTACAGCAGCTACTGCATTCTCTCGTCGCTCAGCGGCACGATGGAAGGCTACTACCTGATGCGCTCAGCCGACGGACGCCGCTTCCGGGTGACGATCCCTCGTTTCGATCTGCGCGTGGCGGCCAACTGA
- a CDS encoding 2-oxoacid:ferredoxin oxidoreductase subunit beta codes for MPPGAKPAGDGKPRLTRKDFASDQDVRWCPGCGDYAILATVQRLLPELDVPRENIVFISGIGCSSRFPYYMNTYGMHSIHGRAPAIATGLKASRPELDVWIITGDGDALSIGGNHLIHILRRNLNVQILLFNNQIYGLTKGQYSPTSEEGKITKSSPYGSIDHPFNPVALALGADATFVARSMDRDTKHLQDMLRRAHDHRGAAFVEIYQNCNIFNDGAFFQFTERDTKPHRALFLEHGKPLVFDEGRKGIRLDGFRPEVIDLTDGRWSIDDCLVYDETNRELAHIMARIFFRPDLPQPFGVFYREERPTYEDLLHRQIAEVTARKGKGDLQALLRSGDTWVIEPELAEASE; via the coding sequence ATGCCGCCGGGCGCGAAACCGGCCGGCGACGGCAAGCCGCGCCTGACGCGTAAGGACTTCGCCTCGGATCAGGACGTGCGCTGGTGCCCGGGCTGCGGCGACTATGCCATCCTGGCCACCGTCCAGCGCCTGCTGCCCGAGCTGGACGTACCCCGCGAGAACATCGTGTTCATCAGCGGGATCGGCTGCTCCAGCCGCTTCCCCTACTACATGAACACCTACGGCATGCACTCCATCCACGGCCGGGCGCCGGCCATCGCCACGGGGCTGAAGGCCAGTCGGCCGGAGCTGGACGTGTGGATCATCACGGGTGACGGCGACGCCCTGTCGATCGGCGGCAACCACCTGATCCACATCCTGCGCCGCAACCTGAACGTGCAGATTCTGCTGTTCAACAACCAGATCTACGGCCTCACGAAGGGCCAGTACAGCCCGACCTCGGAAGAAGGCAAGATCACAAAAAGTTCGCCGTACGGCTCGATCGACCACCCCTTCAACCCGGTAGCGCTGGCACTCGGCGCCGACGCTACGTTCGTGGCCCGCTCCATGGACCGCGACACGAAGCACCTGCAGGACATGCTCCGCCGGGCGCACGACCACCGGGGCGCCGCCTTCGTCGAGATCTACCAGAACTGCAACATCTTCAATGACGGCGCCTTCTTCCAGTTTACCGAGCGCGACACGAAGCCGCACCGAGCGCTTTTCCTGGAGCACGGCAAGCCGCTCGTGTTCGACGAAGGCCGCAAGGGGATCCGGCTCGACGGCTTCCGGCCCGAGGTGATCGACCTGACCGACGGCCGGTGGTCCATCGACGACTGCCTCGTCTACGACGAGACGAACCGCGAGCTGGCCCACATCATGGCACGGATCTTTTTCCGGCCCGACCTGCCGCAACCCTTCGGCGTCTTCTACCGGGAGGAGCGTCCCACCTACGAGGACCTGCTGCACCGTCAGATCGCCGAGGTGACGGCGCGCAAGGGCAAGGGTGACCTGCAGGCCCTGCTCCGGAGCGGCGATACCTGGGTCATCGAACCCGAACTGGCCGAGGCTTCCGAATAA
- a CDS encoding 2-oxoacid:acceptor oxidoreductase subunit alpha has translation MAVFEKPVEVLPEATVLFAGDSGDGMQLTGLQFARATALARNDLATLPDFPAEIRAPAGTTYGVSGYQLHFGSVPVRTPGDAVDMLVAMNPAALKVHLPRVRRGGTLLINVNAFDRRGLELARYETNPLEDGSLEGYQVIPVELTRLTHEALADSGLDKKEIDRCKNMFALGLVLWLYSRPLKPVEEWLAQKFANRPEIRDANLKVLHKGYHYGETHELFAVRYEVRPARLEPGLYRAIRGVEALALGLIAASHQSGLPLFYGSYPITPASDLLHELSRHKNFGVMTFQAEDEIAAVGAALGASFGGALGVTATSGPGLALKAETIGLAVMTELPLVVIDLQRGGPSTGLPTKTEQSDLLFALYGRHGEAPLPVLAASSPGDCFYAAYEASRIAVRYMTPVILLADGYLANGAEPWRVPDVASLPPFEVKFATEPNFRQNGDVRFLPYRRDPETLARPWARPGTPGLEHRIGGLEKEHETGNVSYDPANHQRMVKLRAEKVARVAREIPPTKVFGDPEGDVLLIGWGSTRGAIEAAVERLQARGLRVGSVHLRYLNPLPPDLPTIFERYHHLVVPELNNGQLVRVLRDAYLRPFVPLNKIQGLPFQAREIEEFVADLVQS, from the coding sequence ATGGCCGTCTTTGAAAAACCTGTGGAGGTCCTCCCCGAGGCGACCGTGCTCTTTGCCGGCGACTCGGGTGACGGCATGCAGCTGACGGGCCTGCAGTTCGCCCGGGCCACCGCACTGGCCCGCAACGACCTGGCCACGCTGCCCGACTTTCCCGCCGAGATCCGCGCCCCGGCCGGCACCACCTACGGCGTGAGCGGCTACCAGCTTCACTTCGGCTCGGTCCCGGTGCGCACGCCGGGCGATGCCGTCGATATGCTGGTGGCGATGAACCCGGCCGCGCTGAAGGTGCACCTGCCGCGCGTGCGCCGAGGTGGGACGCTGCTCATCAACGTGAACGCCTTCGACCGCCGCGGGCTGGAGCTGGCCCGCTACGAGACGAACCCGCTCGAGGACGGCTCGCTTGAAGGCTACCAGGTCATCCCGGTCGAGCTGACGCGTCTGACGCACGAGGCGCTGGCCGACAGCGGGCTCGACAAGAAGGAGATCGACCGCTGCAAGAACATGTTCGCGCTGGGGCTCGTGCTCTGGCTCTACTCGCGCCCGCTGAAGCCCGTCGAGGAATGGCTGGCGCAGAAATTTGCGAACCGGCCCGAGATCCGGGATGCCAACCTGAAGGTCCTGCACAAAGGTTATCACTACGGCGAGACGCACGAGCTGTTTGCCGTCCGCTACGAGGTGCGGCCGGCCCGTCTGGAACCCGGTCTGTACCGGGCCATCCGGGGCGTCGAGGCGCTGGCGCTGGGGTTGATCGCGGCCAGTCACCAGAGCGGCCTGCCACTCTTCTATGGCTCCTACCCGATCACGCCGGCCTCGGACCTGCTGCACGAGCTGAGCCGGCACAAGAATTTCGGCGTGATGACCTTCCAGGCCGAGGACGAGATTGCGGCCGTGGGGGCGGCGCTGGGCGCCAGCTTCGGCGGGGCGCTGGGCGTGACGGCCACCAGCGGCCCGGGTCTGGCGCTCAAGGCCGAAACGATCGGCCTGGCGGTGATGACCGAGCTGCCGCTCGTGGTGATCGACCTGCAGCGCGGCGGTCCCTCGACGGGTCTGCCCACCAAGACGGAGCAGAGCGACCTGCTCTTTGCACTCTACGGCCGCCACGGCGAGGCCCCGCTGCCCGTGCTGGCGGCCAGCTCGCCCGGCGACTGCTTCTATGCGGCCTACGAAGCCAGCCGCATCGCCGTGCGCTACATGACGCCGGTGATCCTGCTGGCCGACGGCTACCTGGCCAACGGCGCCGAGCCCTGGCGCGTGCCGGACGTCGCCTCGCTGCCTCCTTTTGAAGTGAAGTTTGCTACGGAGCCCAACTTCCGCCAGAACGGCGACGTGCGCTTTCTGCCCTACCGCCGCGACCCCGAGACGCTGGCGCGTCCGTGGGCGCGTCCGGGCACGCCCGGCCTGGAGCACCGCATCGGCGGTCTCGAAAAAGAGCACGAGACGGGCAACGTCTCGTACGACCCGGCCAACCACCAGCGCATGGTGAAGCTCCGCGCCGAAAAGGTGGCGCGCGTGGCCCGGGAGATTCCGCCCACGAAGGTCTTTGGCGATCCCGAGGGCGACGTGTTGCTCATCGGCTGGGGTTCGACGCGCGGCGCCATCGAAGCGGCCGTCGAGCGCCTGCAGGCCCGCGGCCTGCGCGTCGGGAGCGTCCACCTGCGCTATCTGAATCCGCTACCGCCCGATCTGCCGACCATTTTCGAGCGCTACCACCATCTGGTGGTGCCCGAGCTGAACAACGGCCAGCTCGTACGCGTCCTGCGCGACGCCTACCTGCGGCCGTTCGTGCCGCTGAACAAGATCCAGGGCCTGCCCTTCCAGGCCCGCGAGATCGAGGAGTTTGTGGCCGACCTGGTGCAGTCCTAA